From the Lathyrus oleraceus cultivar Zhongwan6 chromosome 3, CAAS_Psat_ZW6_1.0, whole genome shotgun sequence genome, the window TTTTTTGAAAAATCATTACAATGGTATGGACATCCAACAAAATAGTCAAATAGTTGTATTAGTATCTTGGAAAATTACAACTTCAATAAGAGTCTAATTGACTAAGGAAAGTCGACCATTATCATACTTAGTGTGCTATACAATTGGATATGACTATTCAAGACGATACGAAAACCCTAAAATGGGACACTGATGAGATTCTCAAACGATAATGCATAAGGTAAGGGATTCATTAAAGGCCTAATAACTTTTGTAACAAACATCATATCAACTTCAATATAGACAAGGTTACGAATAGAGGATATCAAATCTTTTCCCACAATCTTATCATTGAATAGCCAATGTTCAGCCTGTTTGGAGCCGTATTATCAATGTCACGCCTTCCAAAGTAATTTCGCTTTAAATAAAAATGATTGTCACCGTGCATGAAGATTAAAATGTGGCCAGGTAGTGCTACGTCAAGAACCTTAAAAAGAACTGAAAATACTTGAATGAGATAACAAAGCCATATGATCTAAATAACACGGTGAAAAATGAAAATTCATAGAGCTATATAAAATGGAAGTAATCAAGCACAAACTTCAACCTATAGCTAAAGTGATAAAGGTTGAGATTGTATATAGTGGTAAGGACACCAAGATCGGTATTCAGATTCCACTAAAATTAGAATCCACACTAGTAGAGACACTAAGGGACAATTAAAATCTATATTTATTGAGCCTAACTAACATACCATGGCTTGATCCAAAGGTAGTATACAACCATCTGTCTATCTACAACACTATCTAAATAGTTATTCTAAAGAAAAGAAACCTAGAAGGAAAGAAACGAGAAGCAGTTTGAGAGGAAACTCAAAAGTTGGCAACTCTTGGTTTCATTTGAGAAATTTTTTACTCGATTCCCCTGGTAAACTACATTAACCTAAATAAAGCATGCCTTAAACACCCTTATCCACATGACGTTAAAATGTAATACTCAAAATGTTATGGATACCTATCTAGGTTATAATCAAATCATAATAAATACAAATTAGGATATGACTCAAATTTAACAATTGCAAAGAGATACTTGAGATGTGAAATCTAAAATCTATCAAGGAGGTACATCAATTAGCTTTACAGATAGCATATCTACTTTGGCTCTTTCCAAACTGACATATCTCTCATGGGAATTCTACCAATTCCTAAACAATGATTGACCCTATTTAGGAGACTTTAAAGTGAAAATAGGCCTTCAGTAACTTGAATATATTCTTCTCAAAATCTTCAATTCTGACTAGGCTAACATCTTGCCCTATGTTTATTTGTTACTTATCCTTCATAGAAGATGGCGTTGAATTGACTCTCATAGAAGAAAGATATGGAATACAATTTGGAAAAGCACTTTAAAATAAAAGCATCTAGTCATAATAAACCAAACATATTTTATACTCTAAGGATTTCCTGCCTTAAGAGCATTCTTTTAGAGGGAATAAGGCCAAACACACTAAGGTTTCCTGCCTTAAGAGCATTCTTTTATAAGATGAAGTAAGGTTTCGTTTCATTGGTTAGGCAAACCGGTTTTGATACTAGCGCGTAcatcaaaatttgatttttattttatatttacTTTTAACAAATTTTTGATTTTGTTATCTATTGGGAATATGTTATACATATTGAAGCCCACATCAGAGAGTAAAATTGTTCTATAATAGACATGTTACTATCAAAACTAaaattagattattattattcAAACCAACCTGATTCTTCCTTCGATTACTTCTCTAAATACCTAAGTTAGTTTGCGAGAAATTTATCTATAGGTATAGTATCCCATATTCAATCATCATAGGTTACAAAAATCAACTCACAAGCTAATACTTATTTAGCAACCTCAACATGAAGATACAATTTTCTTTAAAGGAAAACCCAGACAGAAATGGATGGTATTATATTCCATTAATATCACCCTTAATGGATTTAAGTAAAAGAGATCATCAGAGTGATGTTGCATAAGTCATATATTTTAATATAAGAGGCATTTAAAATAGTTTACAAATTTAATACGATGGTACATATATAACTCACAACAACATCTATTTGAGCAGGTATACTAGGTGAGTCTCAAATATAAACAGAAGAATGAATGTTGAACCACTCGATTAATTCAATGAGTTAGCACACATACTTGTCCATGCTTAAAATTCAAGAGTTACAAACATGTTTAACACAAAAATTTAATATTAGTTATTTTATTAAAGGAGCCTTAGTCTTGTGAAGAAACTAAGGAGGTAAGGAAACAAAGATTGCATGAAAAACTTGCATCTAATTATGGACAACGATATTGAATTAGTTTCGTATTCACGGATGCTCCTAATATAAGATACATTTCCAATTCTCGAAGCAGCATCAAAGCCTATTTTATTTTAAAGGTCTCTTCTTTATAATATAAAGAAGAAAATAATTGACAAAAAATATATTAATACTAGTTTGGGACAACTTTGAACTTGTAACTTTATTTATTAAGTTTTTCTTGAGTAatattttattctattttaatAAATTTTTCTTAAATAATATTTTATTCTATGACAATCATTTGTTTTTGGTAGATCATTTTCTATGGTTTTGGTCTAGTCCCTCCTTgcatgtatatatatatatatatatatatatatatatatatatatatatatatatatatatatatatatatatatatatatatatatatatatatatatatatatatatatatatatatatatatatatatatatgagcTATGGTTATAGGATGAAGTCTATAAGTTTTCCAACTTTGTTGGGATGGTTAGTTTTTTTTAATGGCAGTGTACTATTATTTTAGTTAAAAAACTATTAATTTTTCAGAAGAAAGAATCCATACCCTTTTTTAAACTGCTTGAATTTCTAACTAAAAATATCTCTAtaatatttatgtttttttatttgTAAAATAAATTCTTTTAGGATTCTTATACGAATAGTTCTATTATGGTCCGTGAAACTTCAATTTTTTTAAAGTATTTTGAGTGTGTCACACATTCTCCCGATaaatatatttttcaaaataaactGATATTTTAAAATTCTATACTTCAtcttaaaattaaatatattgAGACGGCTGTGGTAGCTTAACTTTTATGTGCTACTTGAGTTAAATGAGTATAAATTGTTGGTCCAAGGTTCAATATCGGTTTGCaatatttctttatttttatCTATTAAAGTAAAATAGTTGTTAATATTTTTAAatcaacaattttttttaaataaaatatattaatacATTCTATATAATTGATATACATTTCTTCAAGTTATTATTTTGATTCATTATTAAATATGTTTTTAGTTATGGTAAAGTACATCAAAAGTAGTTTTTATTTAATGAAAAATGTGTGATAAAAACAAGATAAACAATATATATTAAACATATTAATGATAATATGTTTAAAGCTTTCAAATATTGAAATAAAATTTATCTTTTTTCTTTATAATATACAAATATATATCTATTTAAAAGTATTATGAATAAACAAATGTTTTATAGGAATAAATTACATTGAATGTATTTTTATTTATTACAACTTTATATGATTAAAAAAATCagaaaagaaataaataaagaGTAAAATAATTAATAGTCCTTTTGTTCCTAATTATAAAAGAAATTGTACAATTTAGATTCACTTAACCATCAATGTATCTGGACTGTTATATAGAGAAAATAAATGGATTATTTAATGAATTTAAAAATTAAACTTTTTATTATTTATATGATAAGAGGGTTTTATTAATATCTTTTTACGAATACTATCAATATACAAAATATAAAATTTTCAACTAGCCTTTTTAAAAGTTTATAAACATTAATAGCGTATTTAAAAGCTTATAAACATTTTTTTGGGTCCAAATACATTGTATATTTTGATAGGATTCTTGACATAAGCTCCTATAAATAACATCTTTCGGGAACTCATAACATACCAATATCACTTCCCTCATTACTTTTGTTTCTTGTATCTTGCCTAGAGATATGGCCAAATTTTTTATCTTAGTACTAGTCTTACTTCAAGTGAGCTCTTTTATGGGCTTTACTAAAGGGATTTATACTCACAAAGAACACCAAAAACATCACCCAGTAGCCCCAACTCCATCCCCTATTCAATCACCATCTTCTCACTCTTTTGATTCTCTTGATCTTGATCATCATCGTAAGAAACATCACCGACATCATCCATCATCCCCAGCTCCTTCCCCTCATCAATCAACATCTACCTCATCTATTGATTCTATAGATTTAGATCGTCATCCCAAGGCACATCCTCCCCATCATCCATCAGCCCCAACCCATTCTCCTGTTCAGTCACCATCTTCGTTCTCTATTGATTCCATTGATCTAGACCATCATCGCAAGAAACATCATCGCCATCACCCATCATCCCCAACCCCTTCCCATGTTCAACCACCATCTTCTTTCATTAATGAGTCATTTGATGTGGATCATCATCGCAAGAAACATCATCACCATCACCCATCAACCCCAACTCATTCCCCTGTTCAATCACCATCTTCCTCCTCTATAGATTCTCTTGATTTGGATCATCATCacaagaaacacaagaaacatcatcatcatcatcccCAATCTCCAATCCCTTCCCCAACTCAATCTCCATCTACTTAAGTAAGAAGAGATATTGAAGAGGATTCGAATAATGAAATTTTCTATTATATACATGATTTGTGTAAGAATAACATATAAATAAAATCATATTTATTGGATTTACTCACCTTTTTCTCGACCACTCTTTATCCTTGTTGTTTTGTATCATACAAATCATTATTTTGTATTGTCCAATTTTATATGTTTAATAATCTATATCATATTATTAGTTTATATATTTATTTTGTGAGTATATTAAAttattcatacatatgtttaaggGCATCCCAATTATAAAAAGTCCACTAAATTGATTAGCACCATAACACAAATAAAAGAACTCTTCGCCCTCGATTGTATTTTTTGAAAAATCATTACAATGGTATTGACATCCAACAAAATAGTCAAATAGTTGTATTAGTATCTAGGAAAA encodes:
- the LOC127131855 gene encoding uncharacterized protein LOC127131855 encodes the protein MAKFFILVLVLLQVSSFMGFTKGIYTHKEHQKHHPVAPTPSPIQSPSSHSFDSLDLDHHRKKHHRHHPSSPAPSPHQSTSTSSIDSIDLDRHPKAHPPHHPSAPTHSPVQSPSSFSIDSIDLDHHRKKHHRHHPSSPTPSHVQPPSSFINESFDVDHHRKKHHHHHPSTPTHSPVQSPSSSSIDSLDLDHHHKKHKKHHHHHPQSPIPSPTQSPST